The following proteins are encoded in a genomic region of Methylibium petroleiphilum PM1:
- the fumC gene encoding class II fumarate hydratase — translation MTPARIERDSFGDIAVPGDRLWGAQTQRSLHHFDISTERMPPELLLALALVKRCAAQVNRDLGVLDARKAEAIIAAADEVIAGQHADEFPLSLWQTGSGTQSNMNMNEVLANRASQLLGGPVGEQRLVHPNDEVNRGQSSNDVFPTAMNVAAVRAIEDALLPALATLHDTLAGKARAYAELVKIGRTHLQDATPLSLGQEMSGWVAQLAHGIGHLRAALPHLRELALGGTAVGTGLNAHPEFGTRVAQALSQAAGTDFVSAPNKFEALAAHDALVHAHGALKTLAASLMKIANDVRWLASGPRSGLGELRIPENEPGSSIMPGKVNPTQCEALTMACCQVLGNDVAVNVAGASGNFELNVYKPVIIHNVLQSLRLLADGARSFDAHCARGIEPDRGRIAELLQRSLMLVTALNPHIGYDKAAQIAKKAHAEGLTLREAAVASGHLTGEQFDAWVRPERMIGPG, via the coding sequence ATGACACCAGCGCGCATTGAACGCGACAGCTTCGGCGACATCGCCGTGCCCGGCGACCGGCTGTGGGGGGCGCAGACGCAGCGCTCGCTGCACCACTTCGACATCTCCACCGAGCGCATGCCGCCGGAGCTGCTGCTGGCGCTGGCGCTGGTGAAGCGCTGCGCCGCCCAGGTGAACCGCGACCTGGGCGTGCTCGACGCGCGCAAGGCCGAGGCCATCATCGCCGCCGCCGACGAGGTGATCGCCGGACAGCATGCCGACGAGTTTCCGCTGTCGCTGTGGCAGACCGGTTCGGGCACGCAGAGCAACATGAACATGAACGAGGTGCTGGCCAACCGCGCCTCGCAGCTGCTGGGCGGGCCGGTGGGCGAGCAGCGGCTGGTGCATCCGAACGACGAGGTGAACCGCGGGCAGTCGTCGAACGACGTGTTTCCCACCGCGATGAACGTGGCCGCGGTCCGCGCGATCGAGGACGCGCTGCTGCCGGCGCTGGCCACGCTGCACGATACGCTGGCCGGCAAGGCACGCGCCTACGCCGAGCTGGTGAAGATCGGCCGCACCCACCTGCAGGACGCCACGCCGCTGAGCCTGGGGCAGGAGATGTCGGGCTGGGTGGCGCAGCTGGCGCACGGCATCGGCCACCTGCGCGCCGCGCTGCCGCACCTGCGCGAGCTGGCGCTGGGCGGCACCGCGGTGGGCACCGGGCTCAATGCGCACCCGGAGTTCGGCACGCGGGTGGCGCAGGCGCTGTCGCAGGCCGCGGGGACCGACTTCGTGTCGGCGCCGAACAAGTTCGAGGCGCTGGCGGCGCACGACGCGCTGGTGCATGCGCACGGCGCGCTGAAGACGCTGGCGGCGTCGCTGATGAAGATCGCCAACGACGTGCGCTGGCTGGCCTCGGGCCCGCGCTCGGGGCTGGGCGAGCTGCGCATTCCGGAGAACGAGCCGGGCAGTTCCATCATGCCCGGCAAGGTGAACCCCACGCAGTGCGAGGCTTTGACGATGGCGTGCTGCCAGGTGCTGGGCAACGACGTGGCGGTGAACGTCGCCGGCGCGTCGGGCAACTTCGAGCTCAACGTCTACAAGCCGGTGATCATCCACAACGTGCTGCAGAGCCTCCGGCTGCTGGCCGACGGCGCGCGCAGCTTCGATGCGCATTGCGCGCGGGGCATCGAGCCGGACCGTGGCCGCATCGCCGAACTGCTGCAACGCTCATTGATGCTGGTGACGGCGTTGAACCCGCACATCGGCTACGACAAGGCCGCGCAGATCGCGAAGAAGGCGCACGCCGAGGGGCTGACGCTGCGCGAGGCGGCCGTGGCCTCGGGGCACCTGACGGGCGAGCAGTTCGATGCGTGGGTGCGGCCGGAGCGGATGATCGGGCCGGGTTGA
- the hrcA gene encoding heat-inducible transcriptional repressor HrcA, translating into MLDERAKTLLKTLVERYIADGQPVGSRTLSRASGLELSPATIRNVMADLEELGLIASPHTSAGRIPTARGYRLFVDTMLTARPLDMARSEPGLAAAQEQLQPDQPQRVITHAAQVLSNLSQFVGVVTAPRKAGVFHHIEFMRLGERRVLVILVSPDGDVQNRVIFTARDHSPAELVEASNFINAHYSGLSIEAVRERLKTEIDALRGEIALLMQAAVQFGSEAADGENEQVVVSGERNLLTMQDFSSDMGSLRKLFDLFEQKTQLMRLLDVSSRAEGVRIYIGGESQIVPFEELSVVSAPYEVDGKIVGTLGVIGPTRMAYDRMIQIVDITSRLVTQALSQK; encoded by the coding sequence ATGCTCGACGAACGTGCCAAGACCCTGTTGAAGACGCTGGTCGAGCGCTATATCGCCGATGGTCAGCCGGTCGGGTCGCGCACGCTGTCGCGGGCGTCCGGGCTGGAGCTGAGCCCGGCCACCATCCGCAACGTGATGGCCGACCTGGAGGAGCTGGGCCTGATCGCCAGCCCGCACACCAGCGCCGGGCGCATCCCCACGGCGCGCGGCTACCGGCTGTTCGTCGACACCATGCTCACCGCGCGGCCGCTCGACATGGCGCGCAGCGAGCCGGGCCTGGCCGCTGCGCAAGAACAGCTGCAGCCTGACCAGCCGCAGCGCGTGATCACCCATGCGGCCCAGGTGCTGTCCAACCTGTCGCAGTTCGTCGGCGTGGTCACCGCGCCGCGCAAGGCCGGCGTGTTCCACCACATCGAGTTCATGCGCCTGGGCGAGCGGCGCGTGCTGGTGATCCTGGTCTCGCCCGACGGCGACGTGCAGAACCGCGTGATCTTCACCGCGCGCGACCACAGCCCGGCCGAGCTGGTGGAGGCCAGTAACTTCATCAACGCCCACTACAGCGGCCTCAGCATCGAGGCGGTGCGCGAGCGGCTCAAGACCGAGATCGACGCGCTGCGCGGCGAGATCGCCCTGCTGATGCAGGCCGCGGTGCAGTTCGGCAGCGAAGCCGCCGACGGCGAGAACGAGCAGGTGGTGGTCTCGGGCGAGCGCAACCTGCTGACGATGCAGGACTTCTCCAGCGACATGGGCTCGCTGCGCAAGCTGTTCGACCTGTTCGAGCAGAAGACCCAGCTGATGCGCCTGCTCGACGTGAGCAGCCGCGCCGAGGGCGTGCGCATCTACATCGGCGGCGAGAGCCAGATCGTGCCGTTCGAGGAGCTGTCGGTGGTGTCGGCGCCGTACGAGGTGGACGGCAAGATCGTCGGCACGCTGGGCGTCATCGGCCCCACGCGCATGGCGTACGACCGCATGATCCAGATCGTCGACATCACCTCGCGGCTGGTGACGCAGGCGCTGAGCCAGAAGTAG
- a CDS encoding NAD kinase produces MASRFRHAALVGKYQAPGSRQVLASVAEFLTNQGLEVSLDTTTAMAVGLPDYGALDAAQIGKHCDLAVVVGGDGTMLGTARQLARYGVPLIGINQGRLGFMTDIPMAEFRETIAPMIAGDYEEEHRTMLEGCVKRPSGDEFDVIYETFAVNDVVVSRGASAGMVELRVDVQDQFVANFRADGLIISSPTGSTAYALSAGGPILHPGISGWLMVPIAPHALSNRPIVLPDDSEVRIEIVAGRDASVNFDHQSLASLLHGDRICVRRSEHRVRVLHPRGWNFYATLRRKLHWNEGVLPDGAHS; encoded by the coding sequence ATGGCGAGCCGTTTCCGTCACGCTGCCCTCGTCGGCAAATACCAGGCGCCGGGCAGTCGCCAGGTGCTTGCCAGCGTGGCCGAGTTCCTCACGAACCAGGGGCTCGAGGTCTCGCTCGACACCACCACCGCCATGGCCGTCGGCCTGCCCGACTACGGCGCGCTCGACGCCGCCCAGATCGGCAAGCACTGCGACCTGGCGGTCGTGGTCGGCGGCGACGGCACCATGCTCGGCACCGCGCGGCAACTGGCGCGCTACGGCGTGCCGCTGATCGGCATCAACCAGGGCCGGCTCGGCTTCATGACCGACATCCCGATGGCAGAGTTCCGCGAGACCATCGCACCCATGATCGCCGGCGACTACGAGGAAGAGCACCGCACCATGCTGGAAGGCTGCGTCAAGCGGCCCTCGGGCGACGAGTTCGACGTGATCTACGAGACCTTCGCCGTCAACGACGTGGTGGTGAGCCGCGGCGCCAGCGCCGGCATGGTGGAGCTGCGGGTCGATGTGCAGGACCAGTTCGTGGCCAATTTCCGCGCCGACGGGCTGATCATCTCGTCGCCCACCGGCTCGACCGCCTACGCGCTGTCGGCCGGCGGGCCGATCCTGCACCCGGGCATCTCGGGCTGGCTGATGGTGCCGATCGCGCCGCATGCGCTGTCCAATCGCCCCATCGTGCTGCCCGACGACAGCGAGGTGCGCATCGAGATCGTCGCCGGCCGCGATGCCAGCGTGAACTTCGACCACCAGAGCCTCGCCAGCCTGCTGCACGGCGACCGCATCTGCGTGCGCCGCAGCGAGCACCGCGTGCGCGTGCTGCACCCGCGCGGCTGGAACTTCTATGCCACGCTGCGCCGCAAGCTGCACTGGAACGAAGGTGTGCTGCCCGACGGCGCGCACTCCTGA
- the recN gene encoding DNA repair protein RecN, with translation MLKRIALRDFVIVPALELDLQAGFTALTGETGAGKSILVDALQLALGHRGDAGVVREGATRAEISAEFDTPASLRPWLADAGFADEEDGGDDPLLLRRTLDAQGKSRAWINGSPATIGQLREAGEHLVDIHGQHAWQSLTRPDAVRGLLDGYAGLDTAPLAAAWSAWRSASEQLADARSRQADLERERERLQWQIAELDKLAPGADEWPELNAEHHRLSHAQAIIDAVQAALAAISEDDDSADARSAQAIGALEGVLDHDPALRDPFEVLKSAQAQLQDAAHTLHATLRHGELDPERLQALDERLAAWMGLARRFRRPAEELPALRAAWRDELTRLDAATDLDALEARVQTTRQAYDTAAQAVSSQRKAAAPRLAASVTAAMQQLGMAGGRFEVALEPLAEPQRHGREAAEFRVAGHAGSTPRALAKVASGGELSRIALAIAVTTSELGETGTLIFDEIDAGVGGSVADAVGQLMRRLGRDRQVLCVTHLPQVAACADHHCVVSKAAQGGSTRSQVDPVTGEARVQEIARMLGGGAAGGTSLAHAQALLAAATSAPPAPPAAASGGGRKRQRA, from the coding sequence ATGCTGAAGCGCATCGCCCTGCGCGACTTCGTCATCGTGCCCGCGCTCGAGCTCGACCTGCAGGCCGGGTTCACCGCGCTCACCGGCGAGACCGGTGCCGGCAAGTCCATCCTGGTCGATGCGCTGCAGCTCGCGCTCGGCCACCGCGGCGACGCCGGCGTGGTGCGCGAGGGCGCGACGCGCGCCGAGATCAGCGCCGAGTTCGACACGCCGGCCTCGCTGCGGCCCTGGCTGGCCGATGCCGGCTTCGCCGATGAAGAGGACGGTGGCGACGACCCCCTGCTGCTGCGCCGCACGCTCGACGCCCAGGGCAAGAGCCGTGCGTGGATCAACGGCAGCCCGGCCACCATCGGCCAGCTGCGCGAGGCGGGCGAGCACCTGGTCGACATCCACGGGCAGCACGCCTGGCAGAGCCTGACGCGGCCCGACGCGGTGCGCGGCCTGCTCGACGGCTATGCCGGCCTCGACACCGCGCCGCTGGCCGCCGCCTGGAGCGCGTGGCGCAGCGCAAGCGAACAGCTCGCCGACGCGCGCAGCCGCCAGGCCGACCTGGAACGCGAGCGCGAGCGGCTGCAATGGCAGATCGCCGAGCTCGACAAGCTGGCCCCCGGCGCCGACGAATGGCCGGAGCTCAACGCCGAGCACCACCGCCTGAGCCACGCGCAGGCCATCATCGACGCGGTGCAGGCGGCGCTGGCCGCGATCAGCGAGGACGACGACTCGGCCGACGCGCGCAGCGCCCAGGCGATCGGTGCGCTCGAAGGTGTGCTCGACCACGACCCGGCGCTGCGCGATCCCTTCGAGGTGCTGAAGAGCGCGCAGGCCCAGCTGCAGGACGCCGCCCACACGCTGCACGCCACGCTGCGCCACGGCGAGCTGGACCCGGAGCGCCTGCAGGCGCTCGACGAGCGGCTGGCGGCGTGGATGGGCCTCGCGCGGCGCTTCCGCCGGCCGGCCGAGGAATTGCCGGCACTGCGGGCCGCCTGGCGCGACGAGCTCACCCGGCTCGACGCCGCGACCGACCTCGACGCGCTGGAGGCCCGGGTGCAGACCACGCGCCAGGCCTACGACACCGCGGCGCAGGCCGTCAGCTCGCAACGCAAGGCCGCGGCACCGCGGCTCGCCGCGTCGGTGACGGCGGCGATGCAGCAGCTCGGCATGGCCGGCGGGCGCTTCGAGGTGGCGCTGGAGCCGTTGGCCGAGCCGCAGCGGCACGGCCGCGAGGCGGCAGAGTTTCGCGTGGCGGGGCACGCCGGCAGCACGCCGCGCGCGCTGGCCAAGGTGGCCTCGGGCGGCGAGCTGTCGCGCATCGCGCTGGCGATCGCGGTCACCACCAGCGAGCTCGGCGAGACCGGCACGCTGATCTTCGACGAGATCGACGCCGGCGTCGGCGGCAGCGTGGCCGACGCCGTGGGGCAGTTGATGCGCCGCCTGGGCCGCGACCGGCAGGTGCTGTGCGTGACCCACCTGCCGCAGGTGGCCGCCTGCGCCGACCACCACTGCGTGGTCAGCAAGGCCGCGCAGGGCGGCAGCACGCGCAGCCAGGTCGACCCGGTCACCGGCGAGGCGCGGGTGCAGGAGATCGCCCGCATGCTGGGCGGCGGCGCGGCCGGCGGCACCAGCCTGGCCCATGCGCAGGCGCTGCTGGCGGCCGCGACATCGGCCCCGCCGGCGCCTCCGGCCGCGGCCAGTGGTGGTGGACGCAAGCGGCAGCGGGCATGA